The Deinococcus radiotolerans DNA segment CCCCGCTGACGAGCGGAGCGGCAGAGGCGGGGTCCAGGCCCGCCCCACCTCAGGGGAATGACCGTAGCCACCAGGGCAGCGTGACGGGCTGCGCCTGCCGCCACTCGTCCTCGAAGGTGGCCTGCACCGCCGTGATGGCCGCCGGGTCGCTGGTCGCCAGGTCGTACTCGGTCAGGCCGCCCGGTCCGAACGACGAGAAGTGCAGGTTCGTGCTGCCGACCACGGTCATGGCGCCGTCCACCACCGCCGCCTTGGTGTGCAGGCGGTGCGCGGACCAGCGGGCCTCCAGATACCCGTCCAGACCGAGGGGGCGCAGTTCGGCCTGCAGGCTGCCCAGCAGGGTCAGCGCCTCGGTCTGCAGGACCGGCGCGCGGTCCAGCACCAGCCGCACGTGCACGTGCCGCTCGCGGATGGCCGAGACGATCGCCTGCCAGACCGGGAGGCCGCGCGTGTCCAGGGGACAGCCGCCTGGGGCCGTGAGGCTCAGGTCGCAGGCCAGGTCGCCACTCACCTGCGACTGCAGCAGGTCGATGCGGGTCTGAGCCGCGCCGAACAGCGCGGTCAGCGCGGCGTCACCCGATCCGTACCCACTGCGGCGGTACAGCCCATACACCCGCGCCTCGCCCGCCGGTGCCGGCGGGCCCCACCAGATCAGTGGGTCGGGCGCCGCCTCGTCCACCAAGTGGCAATCCTGGCGCGCGGTCGCCGCCGCTGCCTCTGCCGTGCAGCGCAGCGCGCGGCTGCTGGACCAGGCGTCCCGGAAGGCCGCCGCAGCGTGCCGCGCGACCGGCCCCCGGACCGACAGCGCCACGTCATGCACGGCCGAGCCGCCCGGCACGGCCGCAGGCAGATGCAGGGCGCTGATGTTGAAGCCGCCGGTGATGACCTCCTGCCCGTCAATCACGATCAGTTTCATGTGACTGTGGGGAACGGCGTAGCGGTAGTTGGCGAGGTCCAGCCGCCAGCCCGCCTCGGGCGCGCCGGTGAGGGGCAGGCCAGCCGACAGCAGGTCCCGGGCGGCGTTGAAGGCGTTGGCGGTGGGATCCAGCGGCGCGTCGAAGCGGACGCTGTTGCCCAGCAGTACCCGCACGGTCAGGCCCTGCGGGTACCGTTCCGGATGCGCCTGCACCTGCCGGCGCAGCTCCGACAGGGTCTGCGCCAGGCGGAACCCGGGTGCGTCCGGGCCGCCGTCCCAGACCATGTTGGCGATGAGGACGTCCCGCTTTGCGGCCAGGATCTGCTGCCCGAGCGCCTCGTAGGGTGCAAACGGGTGCGTGTCGTCGCCGGGAAAATGCTGGAGACCTTCGAAGCGGTTACCGCAGCTCAGGGCGGCGCCGGCGCCCAGCAGCTGGTCGTACAACACCCGGTCCAGCGGCGCGTCCGGCCGGGGACACGCGGGCGCCGTGTCCAGCCCATCCAGGGCAGCGGCGTTGGGTGGCGGTAAGGCGCCCCGCAGGAGCGTCAGCTGGCCTACCCGCAACTCGCGGACGGTGTCCTGAGCCGAGGTTGAGCTCAGAAAGAGCAGGGCCGTGACGAGCAGCCGCGCCACCCACGTCACCGTTCCCCTCGGGCGGTCAGGCGGGCGCGTCCCCTTCCGTCCGGGTGCAGCCGCCCTGGGCTGTCCAGCAGGCGCCTCACGTGCGTGAACTCGCCGGGCACCTGCCGCGCAGGGACGGCCCGCTCAGGTTGACCCCGGGCGGAGGTACGGGGGAGCAGAGGGCCGCCGCCGGTCCGGGCCCACGCCGGCCATCCACGGTAGGGTGCGGCCTCAGGCACGCCCGGTCCCAGGCAGCAGTCGCTCGATCAGGTCCGCGGCCTCTCGGGGCGCGTCGTGGGCGCGCAGCTCAGCGCCCATCGCCGCCGCCCGGTTCCGGACACGGTCGTCCTGAAGGACGCGGCGTACGGCGCGGCGTACCTGCTCAGGCGTGGGCCGGGCCGTTTTCAGGTTGACCCCCACGCCAGCGTGAGCCACGCGGGCCGCCACCTCCACCTTGTCCTCACTGCCGCCGCCGACCACGCAGGGCACGCCGGACGTGAGGGCCTGCTGCACGCCGCCGTACCCGCCATTGGAGACGTACACCGACACGTGCGGCAGCACCTGGGAGAACGGGACGAAGGGCGTGACCCGCGCGTTGGGCGGCGGTGGGCCCGGCAGATCCTCCGGGCGCACGCCGGCAGCGATCACCAGCACGTCCTCACCCTCCAGCGCGT contains these protein-coding regions:
- a CDS encoding phospholipase D-like domain-containing protein — protein: MTWVARLLVTALLFLSSTSAQDTVRELRVGQLTLLRGALPPPNAAALDGLDTAPACPRPDAPLDRVLYDQLLGAGAALSCGNRFEGLQHFPGDDTHPFAPYEALGQQILAAKRDVLIANMVWDGGPDAPGFRLAQTLSELRRQVQAHPERYPQGLTVRVLLGNSVRFDAPLDPTANAFNAARDLLSAGLPLTGAPEAGWRLDLANYRYAVPHSHMKLIVIDGQEVITGGFNISALHLPAAVPGGSAVHDVALSVRGPVARHAAAAFRDAWSSSRALRCTAEAAAATARQDCHLVDEAAPDPLIWWGPPAPAGEARVYGLYRRSGYGSGDAALTALFGAAQTRIDLLQSQVSGDLACDLSLTAPGGCPLDTRGLPVWQAIVSAIRERHVHVRLVLDRAPVLQTEALTLLGSLQAELRPLGLDGYLEARWSAHRLHTKAAVVDGAMTVVGSTNLHFSSFGPGGLTEYDLATSDPAAITAVQATFEDEWRQAQPVTLPWWLRSFP